TACTAAGGGCAAGAACTGCCCAGAGAAATTTTATCAGATGGTATCTAAACGGCAGTAGAGGCGGAAAACTTAAAGATGCAGCGCTCGTTGCCTTTGTGTCGCCAAATCAAGAAGATTGGCGCTTTTCCTTAGTAAAAATGGAATACAGGTTTGATGAAAAAGGCAATGTAATAGAAAAGCTTAGTCCAGCAAAAAGGTTTTCATTTCTAGTAGGAAGAAATGAAAACAGTCATACAGCGAAGTCTCGCTTTCACACTTTGGTCCTTTCTGACAGAAAACCGACACTCGACGACCTGGAAGAAGCTTTCAAAGCCGAACGGGTAACTGATGAGTTTTTTAAAGAATATAAAAATCTATTTATAAAAACAGTAGATGAAATAAAAAAGAGAATTGATATTGACAAATCCCTAAGAGAAGAATTTGAAATCAAAAATATAAGCGTTGTAGATTTTTCCAAAAAGTTACTGGGTCAGATTGTTTTCTTGTATTTCTTGCAAAAAAAGGGTTGGCTGGGAGTCTCTAAAGATAAAAATTGGGGTGAAGGGGATAAAAATTTCCTCCGTTCACTATTTAAAAGGTGCATCGATGAGAAGAAAAACTTTTTTAACGACTACTTGGAATATCTATTCTACGATGCCCTAAATAATGAAAGAAGCCATCAGGCAGATCCTAGCTGGCATGAGCGTCTGGGCTGCAAAATACCGTTTTTAAACGGCGGCCTCTTTGAACCTTTTAGTGACTACGACTGGAAAAATATAGATCTATTGATACCAAACGATCTATTTTCAAACAATAATGAAGATGGAATCTTAGACGTATTTGATCTATTTAACTTTACGGTGAAAGAAGACGAACCGCTTGAAAAAGAGGTAGCAGTAGATCCTGAGCTTTTGGGTAAAATCTATGAGAAGCTCAACGCAATAAGAGAAGACAACTTTGAAGAATATAAAAAGGCGCTTAAGAGCAAGGGCTCTGAAAACAGGTTTAACAAAGAATACGGGGTCTATTACACTCCAAGAGAGATAGTGCACTTTATGGCACAAAGCGCCCTTGTTGAATATTTGTTTGAAAATCTTAAAAGCATATCTCAAAATTTAAAAAGTCTAAAAGAAGATATAGAGAACTTTATCTGTCACTCTGAACACTTTATAGAAAATGATAAAACTGCAATGGAAAAAGAAGAAAGAATTGAAATGGGCGAACAAAAAACCTCAATATACAATTCAATGATCCCTGGTTTTATAAAAGAAAACGCTAAAACAATAGACAGACTTTTAGAAGATATAAGAATATTAGATCCTGCTGTAGGATCTGGAGCTTTCCCCATAGGCCTTATGCACGAAATCGTAAAGGCAAGAGAAATTTTAAGTCCATATATTGATGATACAGATAGAACCGCATACAACTTCAAGTGCCACTCTATCCAAAATTCTCTATATGGAGTAGATATAGACAAAGGAGCCATAGAAATTACAAGGCTAAGATTCTGGCTGTCTTTAGTAGTGGACGAAGAAGACCTTACTCAGATAAAGCCTCTTCCAAACTTAGACTACAAGCTGGTATCAGGCGATTCCTTGTTAAATATTGAGAGAATTTTATATAATTATAAAGACTTTGATAATTTAGAAGCTCTTAAAAAAGAACATCAAACAGAGACGAATTCAGATAAAAAGAGAGAATTAAAAAAACAAATCGATGAAGAGATCAAAAATCTTACAGGCAAACATACAGAATTTGACTTCGAAGTTTACTTCTCAGAGGTAATGCGTGGCGGTGGCTTTGACATTGTAATTGGAAACCCGCCGTATATACAACTGCAAAAGAATGCAGGACTACTTGCAAAAAATTATAAAAACTTTAATTACAAAGTATTTGACAGCATGGGAGACATATACGCTCTTTTTTATGAAAAGGGCATAAAGTTATTAAAGAAAAATGGACATCTTTGCTTCATAACCTCAAACAAGTGGATGAGAGCAGGTTATGGAAAAAAGCTAAGAGAGTTTTTTACAAAGTATAATCCAAAGATATTAGTTGATTTAGGACCTGGAGTATTTGAAAGCGCAACAGTAGATACAAATATCTTGCTCGTTCAAAAGAAAGAAAACCAGAAAGAACTCGTTGCTACTACATTACAAAAGGAAGATAAGGGAAACATATTAAACGCTATAAAAGAAAGAGGAGTAATCTTAGATAAGCTTTCTAAAGACGCTTGGTTCATAGGAAGTAGCGCTGAACAAAAGCTAAAAGAAAAGATAGAAAGAATTGGAAAACCGCTAAAAGACTGGGATGTAAAAATTTATCGTGGCATTTTAACAGGCCTAAATGAAGCATTTATTATAACTACAGAGAAAAGAGACGAAATACTTAAAAATTGCAATACTGAAGAAGAAAGAGAAAGAACAAGTAAAATTATAAGACCAATTCTTCGAGGAAGGGATATAAAAAGATATTATTATGAGTGGGCGGGGTTGTGGCTTTTATGGGTTTATCAAGGCATAGATATTTCAAAATATCCAACGATTTACAATTATTTAAAACCTTATAAAAACAGATTAGAATTAA
Above is a genomic segment from Thermodesulfobium narugense DSM 14796 containing:
- a CDS encoding Eco57I restriction-modification methylase domain-containing protein, with translation MNENLFKNLIKDTFEDRFEKTKFIKFLGALLKEFEKDNFRYVGIYVRECFKPYISSLERIGKYNDGKKEIDLLIVELKSETSLLRARTAQRNFIRWYLNGSRGGKLKDAALVAFVSPNQEDWRFSLVKMEYRFDEKGNVIEKLSPAKRFSFLVGRNENSHTAKSRFHTLVLSDRKPTLDDLEEAFKAERVTDEFFKEYKNLFIKTVDEIKKRIDIDKSLREEFEIKNISVVDFSKKLLGQIVFLYFLQKKGWLGVSKDKNWGEGDKNFLRSLFKRCIDEKKNFFNDYLEYLFYDALNNERSHQADPSWHERLGCKIPFLNGGLFEPFSDYDWKNIDLLIPNDLFSNNNEDGILDVFDLFNFTVKEDEPLEKEVAVDPELLGKIYEKLNAIREDNFEEYKKALKSKGSENRFNKEYGVYYTPREIVHFMAQSALVEYLFENLKSISQNLKSLKEDIENFICHSEHFIENDKTAMEKEERIEMGEQKTSIYNSMIPGFIKENAKTIDRLLEDIRILDPAVGSGAFPIGLMHEIVKAREILSPYIDDTDRTAYNFKCHSIQNSLYGVDIDKGAIEITRLRFWLSLVVDEEDLTQIKPLPNLDYKLVSGDSLLNIERILYNYKDFDNLEALKKEHQTETNSDKKRELKKQIDEEIKNLTGKHTEFDFEVYFSEVMRGGGFDIVIGNPPYIQLQKNAGLLAKNYKNFNYKVFDSMGDIYALFYEKGIKLLKKNGHLCFITSNKWMRAGYGKKLREFFTKYNPKILVDLGPGVFESATVDTNILLVQKKENQKELVATTLQKEDKGNILNAIKERGVILDKLSKDAWFIGSSAEQKLKEKIERIGKPLKDWDVKIYRGILTGLNEAFIITTEKRDEILKNCNTEEERERTSKIIRPILRGRDIKRYYYEWAGLWLLWVYQGIDISKYPTIYNYLKPYKNRLELRTGGAKIAGDPNTVSYKWYELQVDSASHISEFEKEKVVWQRITQAPTFCLVEPNVFVLDSMAFFTGNNLKYIMAVLDSKLIYEYVSMIVHQYGFTGFRLSNQYVEIMPIAPITSSNQEIVQNIETLTSNIMAAKKQNPQADTSEWEKEIDRLVYKLYELTEEEIEIIESGK